One segment of Sulfobacillus thermosulfidooxidans DSM 9293 DNA contains the following:
- the cobM gene encoding precorrin-4 C(11)-methyltransferase, with protein sequence MKEIKPGTVYIIGAGPGDPELLTVRGMHILQQADTVIYADSLIDKQILSYCRSSAHIVTSSDHHLDEIIGVMVQAVQQHHVVARLHSGDPAVYGAIAEQMRALATHHIPFEVIPGVSSVFAAASTLKKELTVPGKSQTLILTRVEGRASELPQGASLSHLARFPATLAIFLSAALAGKVTRELLDAGFKESDPLVVAYKVTWPDEEIIWSTVKTLSEDLRHHRIHRHALILAGPAIEEYASDIRSRLYDPAFSHLFRQPQEDKRGTTT encoded by the coding sequence ATGAAAGAGATTAAACCGGGAACGGTGTACATTATCGGGGCAGGTCCTGGCGATCCGGAATTGTTAACCGTTCGGGGGATGCACATTCTTCAACAGGCCGATACGGTCATTTACGCGGATTCACTCATTGACAAGCAAATTCTTTCGTATTGTCGCTCCTCGGCTCACATTGTTACCAGTAGCGATCATCATTTGGATGAAATTATCGGTGTGATGGTGCAAGCGGTCCAGCAACATCATGTTGTGGCCCGCTTACATTCCGGAGATCCCGCGGTTTATGGTGCGATTGCCGAACAGATGCGGGCATTGGCCACCCATCACATTCCCTTTGAAGTTATCCCCGGCGTAAGTTCGGTGTTCGCCGCGGCAAGCACGTTGAAGAAAGAATTAACCGTACCAGGAAAATCGCAAACCCTGATTTTGACACGGGTCGAAGGGCGGGCCAGTGAACTGCCGCAAGGCGCATCTTTATCTCATTTGGCCCGTTTTCCGGCAACCTTGGCCATTTTCTTAAGTGCAGCCCTTGCGGGGAAAGTCACGCGTGAACTCCTCGATGCCGGATTTAAAGAGTCCGATCCGTTAGTCGTGGCATATAAAGTCACGTGGCCGGATGAGGAGATTATTTGGAGCACGGTGAAAACGTTATCGGAAGATTTACGTCATCACCGGATTCATCGGCATGCCTTGATTTTGGCGGGTCCAGCAATTGAAGAGTATGCTTCGGATATTCGTTCACGTTTGTATGATCCTGCGTTTTCTCATTTATTTCGACAACCACAGGAGGATAAACGAGGAACGACGACATGA
- a CDS encoding class I SAM-dependent methyltransferase: MCKARTEESAWERGMTLIAEWALMEQDFYIDAVLYAVVASGLYQALQRGARREDLDRLQDNLTISWKSLLSILKDLGYVRQLADRWYWAGVSLPARRIHRMDMMRRWLNLAANYSPTELTLCIQSSEDDRLRESSLPINTYVLKYVPISQPMRWMDVGGGSGTLALTLATSGVEVTMVDTSYTIARVSKHLQHPQIRLWAGDILQSLPDGRFDVISLIRLIENFPIETTLLLLKRLTRASHESTRLVLVTTDADLDLWAQLFAIEVQLTTHQGRLYSLRLLKILATKAGWRIKQVHHVDLFCITILEPIPVLKLSHRRRAIPAHSKIQSTKVLQLL; the protein is encoded by the coding sequence ATGTGTAAAGCACGCACCGAGGAATCGGCCTGGGAAAGGGGAATGACATTGATTGCGGAATGGGCATTAATGGAACAAGACTTTTACATTGATGCGGTCTTGTATGCCGTGGTTGCATCGGGACTCTATCAGGCATTACAGCGGGGAGCTAGACGCGAGGATTTAGATAGATTGCAGGACAATCTCACAATCTCTTGGAAATCCCTGCTTTCTATTCTCAAAGATTTAGGATATGTTAGACAATTAGCAGATAGGTGGTATTGGGCTGGCGTATCACTGCCTGCCCGCCGTATCCACCGAATGGATATGATGAGACGATGGCTAAACTTGGCGGCCAATTATTCACCTACCGAACTCACGTTGTGTATTCAATCCTCAGAAGATGACCGTTTACGAGAATCGAGCTTGCCAATCAATACTTATGTTTTGAAGTATGTGCCCATATCCCAACCTATGCGGTGGATGGATGTTGGGGGTGGCAGTGGAACATTAGCGTTGACTTTAGCGACTTCTGGGGTCGAAGTGACTATGGTCGATACGTCTTATACTATTGCGCGCGTTTCCAAGCATTTACAACATCCTCAGATCAGATTATGGGCTGGCGATATTTTACAGTCCTTGCCGGATGGAAGATTTGATGTCATCAGTCTTATCCGGTTGATTGAAAATTTTCCGATTGAAACCACCTTGCTCCTTTTGAAGCGGTTAACGCGCGCGAGTCACGAATCCACCCGGCTGGTTTTGGTGACAACTGACGCCGATTTAGATCTCTGGGCCCAGTTATTTGCCATTGAAGTCCAGTTGACAACGCATCAAGGACGATTATATAGCTTGCGTCTGTTGAAAATCCTAGCTACTAAAGCAGGTTGGCGCATTAAACAAGTGCATCATGTTGATTTATTCTGTATTACGATTTTGGAACCTATTCCTGTACTAAAACTGTCCCATAGAAGACGTGCCATACCAGCGCACTCAAAAATCCAATCCACCAAAGTCCTGCAATTACTGTGA
- a CDS encoding cobalt-precorrin-5B (C(1))-methyltransferase → MDDLYLGSIYEDVDVDGVKKRLRQGFTTGTCAAAATQGALWLLAGQPLPSDLTVTLPIGKRAHLPVYSASVQGEHALCTIQKDGGDDPDVTHGALITVTVQGTALPGIVLEGGEGVGRVTKPGLGLRLGAPAINRIPQKMILHEAQQMLETVFDTSWFSSYAGLKISVAVEHGEDIAQNTCNPRLGIVGGISILGTTGLVRPYSLSSWKASVVLATKVACENHDQVVLVPGSRSKQWADQYFTSFPPESVVEIGRFLGHALHVINIRPTVTRVIFAAMPGKLTKVAQGAMDLHAYESSVDLTWLLNLARDSGVKSSVMEDMQHLTTAGGIVNRARHYPRFLKQLTLSARNQILTKLRDGVVVDVYLLDAQGHILSSSVS, encoded by the coding sequence GTGGACGACTTATATCTCGGATCGATTTATGAGGACGTTGATGTTGATGGCGTCAAAAAGCGTCTGCGACAAGGGTTTACCACCGGAACATGTGCTGCGGCAGCGACACAAGGAGCGTTATGGTTGCTTGCCGGCCAACCCCTTCCTTCGGATTTGACCGTCACGTTGCCCATTGGCAAAAGAGCGCATCTCCCCGTGTATTCCGCATCGGTACAGGGAGAGCATGCGCTGTGCACGATTCAAAAAGATGGTGGGGATGATCCAGACGTTACACATGGGGCACTCATCACGGTGACCGTGCAAGGGACTGCCCTTCCCGGTATTGTTTTGGAAGGGGGAGAAGGGGTAGGACGTGTGACCAAACCGGGACTTGGTTTACGTCTTGGTGCTCCTGCTATTAACCGCATTCCACAAAAAATGATTTTGCACGAAGCCCAGCAAATGTTGGAAACGGTATTCGACACGTCGTGGTTCTCGTCTTACGCGGGTCTAAAGATTTCGGTCGCGGTAGAACATGGCGAAGACATTGCCCAAAATACCTGCAATCCGCGTTTGGGCATTGTGGGTGGGATTTCCATTTTGGGCACAACTGGCTTGGTTCGGCCGTATTCATTATCATCATGGAAAGCATCCGTGGTATTAGCGACCAAAGTGGCCTGTGAGAATCATGATCAAGTGGTTTTAGTTCCTGGAAGCCGTTCTAAACAGTGGGCCGATCAATATTTTACGTCTTTCCCCCCGGAGTCTGTCGTCGAAATTGGCCGGTTTCTGGGACATGCTTTACATGTTATTAATATTCGACCGACGGTGACACGCGTCATTTTTGCAGCCATGCCCGGAAAATTAACCAAAGTCGCGCAAGGGGCGATGGATCTTCATGCCTATGAATCCTCCGTGGACCTAACGTGGTTATTGAATTTAGCGCGAGACAGCGGAGTGAAGTCATCGGTGATGGAAGACATGCAGCATTTGACGACGGCAGGAGGAATTGTTAACCGGGCACGCCATTATCCGCGCTTTCTAAAACAATTGACCCTTTCTGCGCGGAACCAAATTCTTACAAAGTTGCGCGATGGTGTTGTCGTCGATGTATATCTCCTCGATGCACAGGGACATATTCTATCGTCCAGCGTATCATAA
- a CDS encoding type II secretion system F family protein — translation MHSAILLSAGLLGLSVTGFLSSYRPVLLSLGSLVSLILPSHIVAMSTLLMVWGLDTFWTSRLQRQRQELNEQETELFLRRLSRMLKARGSLAYALDDLGRADSRIQLYAEPERVLDELSLQWSTDAIRVVASSAKWADRYGGSLENIIEHVIKHMALSRRWRFQRRLEEMTLESTVFILTLAPYVVLLLLKMAIPTFYGVFIGTGLGHVMLILSGIISFLVLQIFSWHIRNEVRP, via the coding sequence ATGCATAGTGCTATCCTATTGAGTGCCGGGCTGCTGGGCCTTAGTGTCACAGGCTTTCTATCGTCCTACCGACCGGTTTTATTGTCTCTAGGTAGTCTTGTCTCCTTGATACTTCCCAGTCACATTGTGGCAATGTCCACGTTGTTAATGGTTTGGGGATTAGATACGTTTTGGACAAGTCGTCTCCAACGCCAGCGACAAGAATTGAATGAACAGGAAACGGAACTGTTCTTGCGGCGTCTCAGCCGAATGTTAAAAGCCCGGGGGAGTTTAGCCTATGCCTTAGATGACCTGGGACGGGCGGATTCCCGAATTCAGCTGTATGCGGAACCAGAACGTGTGCTCGATGAATTGTCGTTGCAGTGGTCTACTGATGCAATACGGGTGGTGGCGAGTTCGGCTAAATGGGCTGATCGTTATGGAGGGTCGTTAGAGAACATTATCGAACATGTGATAAAACACATGGCGCTATCACGCCGGTGGCGATTTCAACGGCGGCTAGAAGAAATGACGTTAGAATCAACCGTCTTCATCCTCACACTGGCGCCTTATGTGGTTCTTCTCTTATTGAAAATGGCTATTCCGACATTTTATGGAGTATTTATTGGGACAGGGTTAGGACATGTGATGCTAATCTTATCCGGGATCATTAGTTTTTTGGTGTTACAGATTTTTTCTTGGCATATTCGCAATGAGGTGCGGCCATGA
- the cobJ gene encoding precorrin-3B C(17)-methyltransferase codes for MTGTLYIIGMGPGDLELMTPLATRILRQVHVVIGYHGYLQLLKPVLDAQRQIIVAKELSQEVDRAAIAVQYALDGYDVAVVSSGDAGIYGMAGVIFEYLSQHNPVNPPPIEMVPGISALQAAAARVGAPIMHDFAVLSLSDLMTPWNTIKQRLEHAAQGDFVIALYNPRSAKRQHQIEEARDIVLRYRSPKTPVAIVRNVSRSGESVVLTDLEHLLTHLIDMFSLVLIGNSQTYLWHERLITPRGYYSSPDLRVLVLGGTIEGRQIAQRLAARRIPVTLSYQNAPSHHPWPVGVEVHHGSFDYRSLTEFVQHHHVNYIVDAAHPDAKTIHHLAKTVSETLHVDYVRYARSSLVREHSLIYPVTSHEDAAQIAATMSGTVLLMVGIKFLDVYAQVLLPRPQVNPVIRILPKSSSIHKAETLGFAPQQIIAMMGPFSQSINAALYDQYRPKLVVTKAGSYDLHDKVQPALDRGIPVVVVHRAPESGDLEDVGGGHVNSLEALEQLILSKIRVHSPT; via the coding sequence ATGACAGGAACCCTTTATATCATTGGCATGGGGCCTGGCGATCTTGAATTAATGACACCGCTTGCAACACGAATTTTAAGGCAAGTTCATGTCGTGATTGGATACCATGGTTACTTACAGCTTTTGAAGCCGGTTTTGGATGCACAGCGTCAAATTATTGTCGCCAAAGAGCTGTCACAAGAAGTTGACCGTGCAGCCATCGCTGTGCAATATGCCCTAGACGGATATGATGTTGCGGTGGTGTCAAGTGGCGATGCGGGAATCTATGGGATGGCCGGCGTGATTTTTGAGTATTTAAGCCAACATAATCCAGTAAATCCGCCTCCTATCGAAATGGTCCCTGGAATTTCTGCCTTGCAAGCGGCTGCAGCACGTGTGGGAGCCCCTATTATGCATGATTTTGCGGTATTAAGTTTGAGCGATTTAATGACGCCGTGGAACACCATAAAACAGCGTCTTGAGCATGCAGCCCAGGGGGATTTTGTGATCGCTTTATATAATCCCAGGAGTGCGAAGCGTCAGCATCAGATTGAAGAAGCCAGAGATATTGTCCTTCGCTACCGTAGCCCTAAAACGCCCGTGGCCATTGTCCGAAACGTTTCCCGGAGTGGTGAATCGGTGGTTTTGACCGATTTGGAACATCTATTGACCCATTTAATTGACATGTTTAGCCTTGTCCTGATTGGGAATTCGCAAACGTATCTGTGGCACGAGCGTCTCATAACGCCACGTGGCTATTATTCTTCACCGGACCTTCGGGTTTTGGTATTGGGCGGCACGATTGAGGGCCGGCAAATTGCACAACGCCTTGCCGCTCGCCGGATACCGGTGACCCTGTCCTATCAAAATGCTCCCAGCCACCATCCTTGGCCTGTTGGCGTCGAGGTGCATCACGGCAGTTTTGATTATCGAAGCTTAACGGAATTTGTTCAGCACCACCATGTGAACTATATTGTCGATGCGGCTCATCCCGATGCGAAGACCATCCATCACCTGGCTAAGACCGTTAGTGAGACTCTTCATGTTGATTATGTGAGGTATGCCCGGTCCTCATTAGTTCGTGAGCATTCGTTGATTTATCCCGTGACAAGCCATGAGGACGCTGCCCAGATTGCCGCAACGATGTCTGGGACCGTGTTATTGATGGTTGGCATCAAGTTTCTTGATGTGTATGCGCAAGTCCTTTTGCCAAGGCCCCAAGTGAACCCTGTGATCCGGATTTTGCCAAAATCGTCCTCTATTCACAAGGCGGAAACGCTAGGTTTTGCTCCGCAGCAAATCATCGCCATGATGGGTCCCTTTTCCCAATCTATAAATGCAGCATTATATGATCAATATCGGCCGAAGCTAGTCGTCACAAAGGCGGGTAGTTATGATTTACATGACAAAGTACAGCCGGCGCTAGACCGGGGAATTCCCGTGGTGGTCGTTCACCGCGCACCGGAATCCGGCGACTTGGAAGATGTGGGAGGGGGCCATGTCAATTCATTAGAGGCATTGGAGCAGCTCATTTTAAGTAAAATTCGCGTGCATTCTCCGACCTAG
- a CDS encoding response regulator, with amino-acid sequence MANDNAIRVAIVDDHEVVRIGLRNMIERQDDMKLVQEWDSGKDAIEQIPGQVDVVVLDVRLPDVNGLEVCRILKTKDPHLQIIMLTSFGGQDLVVDAVNAGASGYLLKESRGRAVIDGIRTVAQGGALFGPEVTSQLLDRLRNPKTTVDPVATLTAQEQKVLELIAQGRTNKEIGQLVFLSDKTVKHYVSNILSKLGYTRRSEAAAHYARYIAQETTEQNSN; translated from the coding sequence ATGGCCAATGATAACGCCATACGCGTAGCAATTGTCGATGACCATGAAGTGGTCCGCATTGGATTACGCAATATGATTGAACGCCAGGACGATATGAAGTTGGTACAAGAATGGGACTCGGGTAAGGACGCGATTGAGCAAATTCCAGGTCAGGTCGATGTCGTCGTGCTCGATGTGCGGTTACCCGATGTTAATGGGTTGGAAGTTTGCCGAATTCTTAAGACCAAAGATCCGCACCTGCAAATTATTATGCTGACATCATTTGGCGGACAGGATTTGGTGGTTGATGCAGTCAATGCCGGAGCCTCGGGTTACTTGCTCAAAGAAAGCCGCGGCCGAGCGGTTATAGATGGAATTCGCACGGTAGCTCAAGGGGGAGCATTATTTGGGCCGGAAGTCACTTCTCAATTGCTTGACCGCCTCCGTAATCCCAAAACGACTGTCGATCCTGTCGCCACACTTACAGCCCAGGAACAAAAGGTTTTAGAATTGATTGCCCAAGGGCGAACCAACAAGGAAATCGGCCAATTAGTCTTTCTCAGCGACAAAACCGTAAAACACTATGTGAGCAATATATTAAGCAAGTTAGGATATACCCGGCGTTCTGAAGCCGCGGCTCATTATGCCCGTTATATTGCTCAGGAAACAACCGAACAAAATTCGAATTAA
- a CDS encoding O-acetylhomoserine aminocarboxypropyltransferase/cysteine synthase family protein → MDEQQWDIETMAIRAGYRPDQETSAIAVPIYQTVGYAFHDASHAARLFNLDEPGNIYTRIMNPTTDVLEKRIALLEGGQAAVAFSSGMAAITAAVLNLCRAGDELIASPSLYGGTWTLFTSTLVDFGITVHFISEDELPDADRLINDRTRGVYVESIGNPALNVTDIKAWAEFAHRHNIPLLVDNTFATPFLERPLDHGADIVIHSLTKWIGGHGTSLGGIVVDGGRFDFNTEKFPQFSRPDQSYHGLVFGEQPNSYATRLRTKLLRDTGAALSPLSAFLILVGLETLPVRMKAASQSAYYLATQLQKHPMVSWVNYPGLPDNPSYPRAQKYLRPGYFGTMLNFGVVGGRPNAEAVINALKLWLLVANVDDVRSMAIHPASTTHQQLSAEEQELAGAGGDLIRLSVGLESAEDLWHDLDQALCSIQVPANPIPHA, encoded by the coding sequence ATGGATGAACAGCAATGGGATATTGAAACGATGGCCATTCGTGCAGGATACCGCCCAGACCAAGAGACCTCCGCTATTGCAGTGCCTATTTATCAAACGGTAGGCTATGCTTTTCACGATGCTTCCCACGCGGCACGATTATTTAACCTTGATGAGCCCGGCAACATATACACCCGCATCATGAATCCCACCACTGATGTCTTGGAAAAACGCATTGCTCTGCTAGAGGGCGGCCAGGCGGCTGTGGCTTTTTCCTCCGGAATGGCAGCCATTACCGCGGCAGTCCTCAATTTATGCCGCGCGGGCGATGAACTGATTGCGTCCCCGTCATTATATGGAGGCACTTGGACGTTATTTACCTCAACTCTGGTTGACTTCGGCATAACGGTACACTTTATTTCGGAGGACGAGTTACCGGACGCCGATCGCCTAATTAACGACCGAACCCGTGGAGTCTATGTGGAATCTATAGGTAATCCAGCGTTGAATGTCACAGATATCAAAGCATGGGCAGAATTCGCCCATCGGCACAATATCCCTTTACTGGTTGATAATACCTTCGCTACCCCCTTTTTAGAGCGTCCACTCGATCATGGGGCAGACATTGTTATCCATTCTTTAACCAAATGGATTGGAGGACACGGCACATCTCTTGGGGGCATTGTGGTGGACGGCGGCCGCTTTGATTTCAACACCGAGAAATTTCCGCAGTTTTCGCGCCCGGACCAAAGTTATCATGGGCTTGTCTTTGGAGAACAGCCTAATAGCTACGCAACACGACTACGGACCAAATTACTTCGGGATACGGGCGCAGCGCTTTCCCCACTTAGCGCATTTTTGATATTAGTGGGTCTGGAAACCCTTCCCGTTCGGATGAAAGCGGCATCGCAATCCGCTTATTATTTGGCCACCCAACTGCAAAAACATCCCATGGTGAGTTGGGTCAACTATCCCGGTTTACCTGATAACCCGTCCTACCCACGAGCGCAAAAATACCTTCGCCCTGGTTATTTCGGGACTATGCTAAATTTTGGTGTAGTCGGCGGACGGCCAAATGCTGAAGCCGTCATCAACGCCCTTAAATTGTGGCTCCTTGTCGCCAACGTCGACGATGTCCGTTCCATGGCCATCCATCCTGCTTCGACCACCCATCAACAGTTATCTGCTGAGGAGCAGGAACTCGCTGGGGCGGGTGGTGATCTTATTCGTCTATCTGTCGGGTTAGAAAGTGCCGAAGATTTATGGCATGACCTTGATCAAGCTCTGTGCTCTATTCAAGTTCCTGCAAACCCCATCCCTCACGCATAA
- a CDS encoding CpaF family protein encodes MNQYSWKPDDATRSSSTIWETRAQEESTSMGVRVDRWQQAIQSQYPELLRHLVWDRERLRKLEEAINQVISEEGLDIASMTLYRRSLLNRLTGLGPLDALLTDDRVTEIMVNGPEEIFCERAGHIDQVDQKFLSQEDVTLLAQRLASRAGRVLNTETSVCDAQLVDGSRIHCVLPPISEQAAITIRRARHKPFTLDDYLLGGTLTAEIWEELVTFIRERRNIVVAGGAGSGKTSLLRLLTAVVDDRERLITIEDVRELNLHHANTVSLEAHRNYSIHDLMINALRMRPDRIIVGEVRGEEAMELIEAMSTGHPGSLSTVHSQSGGVATIFRLARMCSRRQLGIPFDQLVQQIRETLDVIIYVRRYPDGVRRVESIQQPLQDTMNIIWQYQQEPHPGFVKVGTFHA; translated from the coding sequence ATGAACCAATACTCATGGAAACCTGATGATGCTACTCGCTCATCATCGACAATCTGGGAAACGCGTGCTCAGGAAGAATCCACCTCCATGGGAGTGCGTGTAGACCGCTGGCAGCAAGCGATACAATCCCAGTATCCGGAATTGCTTAGGCATTTGGTTTGGGACCGCGAACGGCTGAGGAAATTGGAAGAGGCAATTAACCAGGTGATTTCCGAGGAGGGATTGGATATCGCATCCATGACTCTGTATCGCCGTTCCCTGTTAAACCGGCTTACAGGACTAGGACCCTTGGATGCGTTGTTAACTGACGACCGGGTCACCGAAATTATGGTCAATGGACCGGAAGAAATTTTTTGTGAGCGTGCCGGACATATTGACCAGGTCGACCAAAAATTTCTCAGCCAAGAAGATGTCACGCTTTTGGCCCAACGTTTAGCGAGCCGTGCGGGTCGAGTACTCAATACGGAAACTTCGGTGTGTGATGCGCAGTTGGTGGATGGATCTCGGATTCATTGTGTGCTTCCCCCTATATCCGAACAAGCAGCCATAACCATTCGCCGGGCGCGTCACAAACCTTTCACATTAGATGACTATTTGTTAGGGGGAACATTAACTGCAGAAATATGGGAGGAGTTGGTGACCTTTATTCGGGAACGCCGCAACATTGTGGTGGCGGGAGGGGCTGGGTCAGGAAAAACGTCTTTACTGCGCCTTCTCACGGCTGTTGTGGATGATAGGGAACGCTTAATTACGATTGAAGACGTGCGGGAACTTAACCTCCACCATGCCAATACGGTAAGTTTGGAAGCACACCGGAATTATTCCATTCATGATTTGATGATTAACGCACTGCGTATGCGCCCTGACCGCATTATTGTAGGGGAAGTACGCGGCGAAGAAGCTATGGAACTCATTGAAGCGATGTCGACAGGACATCCTGGGAGTTTGTCCACCGTGCACAGTCAATCAGGTGGCGTGGCGACGATTTTTCGCTTAGCTCGGATGTGTTCCAGACGTCAATTAGGTATCCCGTTTGACCAGTTAGTGCAGCAAATTCGAGAAACTTTAGATGTCATCATTTATGTTCGCCGTTACCCTGATGGTGTTCGGCGTGTGGAATCCATTCAACAACCCCTTCAAGATACTATGAATATTATTTGGCAATATCAACAAGAACCGCACCCCGGATTTGTTAAGGTAGGGACATTTCATGCATAG
- a CDS encoding sirohydrochlorin chelatase: MSEAVDAVLLIGHGSRDEEGSRQFDEMVKQVDEILKKSLTIPVYRAFLEFARPRIDETIHELVANGVKNLAAVPVMLLDAGHKMQDIPHELAHAAQTYSDLHIRYGDHLGFHPDIMTVILNRLASFAADPDTGILFVGRGSSDPVANAHFYQMSRMLWERTEYALVENAFIGITFPSLPQGLQRIYQLGARKIIVVPYFLFTGALFKKIERVSYEFAAQHPDVKLSVTQYFGLEEEIIQIVAQRVHEVLRGEHTAYNVEWMRHLAVHRYPSSHHHDHHHDHHHGHAHHH; the protein is encoded by the coding sequence ATGAGTGAAGCAGTCGACGCAGTGTTGCTGATAGGGCATGGCAGTCGCGATGAAGAAGGATCGAGACAATTTGATGAAATGGTAAAACAGGTGGACGAAATATTAAAAAAGTCTTTGACAATCCCCGTATACCGGGCATTTTTGGAATTTGCCCGCCCCAGGATTGATGAGACCATTCACGAATTGGTAGCCAACGGCGTCAAAAATCTGGCGGCAGTACCGGTTATGTTACTCGATGCCGGACACAAAATGCAGGATATTCCCCATGAATTAGCGCATGCTGCACAAACCTATTCCGATCTCCATATTCGTTATGGAGATCATTTGGGATTTCATCCCGATATTATGACCGTAATCTTAAACCGCTTAGCGTCTTTTGCCGCTGATCCGGATACAGGGATTCTCTTTGTCGGCCGAGGGAGTTCCGATCCGGTGGCGAATGCACATTTTTATCAAATGTCTCGCATGCTTTGGGAACGCACGGAATATGCCCTGGTAGAAAATGCATTTATTGGCATTACCTTTCCTTCTTTGCCACAAGGACTTCAACGGATTTACCAATTAGGCGCGCGAAAGATTATTGTGGTGCCCTACTTTTTGTTTACGGGAGCCTTATTTAAAAAAATTGAACGGGTTTCATACGAGTTTGCTGCGCAACATCCCGATGTGAAGCTGTCTGTGACCCAATATTTTGGTCTGGAAGAGGAAATTATTCAGATCGTTGCGCAAAGAGTGCACGAAGTGCTCCGGGGAGAACATACCGCTTACAATGTTGAATGGATGCGCCATTTGGCAGTGCACCGTTACCCAAGTTCCCATCATCATGACCATCATCATGACCATCACCATGGACATGCTCATCATCATTAG
- a CDS encoding cobalt-precorrin 5A hydrolase, protein MRNETWAAVLISRAGLRLIERLRAHKVFDLWIPDRLRNAVLPSMGSTHIYNRPLKDLVRDKFHAYDHWIFVMSVGAVVRLIAPVLRNKYSDPSVTVLDDAGHYAICLLSCHGRGGNQATYDVAKILQAIPVITTGSESLGVPALDMIGKEWEWSLDPSTTIPVMSRMMLDNEPIGVIQESGPLHWNYRDYFASRVYDSWTSVPKPVMDEMKGWIWITHRHVPPPDTTGNKPILIYHPKVLSVGIGFSRNTPPEDFEQLLVQTFTEHHLAVDSVAQLATIDIKQGDLALRTFATSHGWPVVYFSAKELNTVVLHQATHNPHVFHVTGAMAVAEPAAILAAQGGDLIVRKVKSERVTMAVGLLNALD, encoded by the coding sequence ATGAGGAACGAAACATGGGCAGCGGTATTGATTTCGCGCGCGGGATTACGTCTTATCGAGCGTTTGCGTGCACACAAAGTGTTCGATCTCTGGATCCCGGATCGCCTCAGGAATGCGGTCCTTCCCTCAATGGGCTCGACGCACATCTATAACAGGCCATTGAAAGATCTTGTAAGAGACAAATTTCATGCCTATGATCACTGGATATTTGTTATGTCCGTGGGAGCGGTCGTCCGACTCATCGCCCCTGTCCTTCGCAATAAGTATTCCGATCCCAGTGTGACTGTCTTGGATGATGCGGGACACTATGCTATTTGCCTTTTGTCTTGCCATGGCCGAGGGGGGAACCAAGCGACGTATGACGTGGCCAAGATATTACAAGCAATTCCCGTCATAACGACCGGCTCTGAGAGTTTAGGAGTGCCAGCCTTAGATATGATTGGAAAGGAATGGGAATGGTCTCTTGACCCTTCCACCACGATTCCTGTGATGTCGCGTATGATGTTGGATAACGAACCGATTGGTGTGATTCAAGAAAGCGGTCCCTTACACTGGAATTATCGTGATTATTTTGCATCTCGGGTCTACGATAGTTGGACCTCCGTCCCCAAGCCCGTCATGGATGAAATGAAAGGGTGGATCTGGATTACTCATCGTCATGTTCCGCCGCCCGATACCACCGGGAACAAACCTATTCTCATTTATCATCCTAAGGTCTTGAGCGTAGGTATAGGTTTTAGCCGCAATACTCCCCCAGAGGATTTTGAACAACTATTGGTCCAAACATTTACGGAACACCATCTTGCTGTGGACAGTGTGGCGCAGCTGGCAACCATTGATATTAAGCAAGGAGATTTGGCGTTGAGGACTTTTGCCACGTCGCATGGCTGGCCCGTTGTATATTTCTCGGCGAAAGAATTAAACACAGTCGTCCTTCATCAGGCCACGCACAATCCTCATGTCTTTCATGTCACCGGTGCCATGGCCGTAGCAGAACCGGCCGCCATTTTAGCGGCACAGGGAGGGGATTTGATTGTCCGAAAGGTCAAATCAGAACGGGTGACAATGGCTGTTGGGCTGTTGAACGCATTGGATTAA